In the Colletotrichum lupini chromosome 4, complete sequence genome, ATCAGGGCCACACTCTGGTCACCACCTCGGACAAGGAGGGCGAGAACTCAAAGTTTGACCAGGAGCTCGTCGACGCCGAGATCATCATCACCACCCCGTAAGTCCCCCGAGTCACGCATTACGGACGAAGGACTAACAACCGCAGCTTCCACCCCGGCTACCTCACCGCCGAGCGCCTCGCAAAGGCAAAGAACCTCAAGCTCGCCGTCACCGCCGGCATCGGCTCCGACCACGTCGACCTCAACGCCGCCAACAAGACCAACGGCGGCGTCACCGTCGCCGAGGTCACCGGCTCCAACGTCGTCTCCGTCGCCGAGCACGTCGTCATGACCATCCTCGTCCTCATCCGCAACTTCGTCCCCGCCCACGAGCAGATCGAGCGCGGCGACTGGGAcgtcgccgccgtcgccaAGCAGGAGTACGACCTCGAGGGCAAGACCGTCGGCACCGTCGCCATCGGCCGCATCGGCGAGCGCGTCCTCCGCCGCCTCAAGGCCTTCGACTGCAAGGAGCTCCTCTACTACGACTACCAGCCCCTCTCCGCCGAGAAGGAGGCCGAGATCGGCTGCCGCCGCGTCGAGGACCTCGAGGAGCTCCTCGCCCAGTGCGACGTCGTCACCATCAACGCGCCCCTGCACGAGAAGACCCGCGGCCTCTTCAACAAGGACCTCATCTCCAAGATGAAGAAGGGCTCCTACCTCATCAACACCGCCCGCGGCGCCATCGTCGTCAAGGAGGACGTCGCCGACGCCCTGAAGTCGGGCCACCTCGCCGGCTACGGCGGCGACGTCTGGTTCCCCCAGCCCGCGCCCGGCGACCACTCCCTCCGCACCGCCAAGAACCCCTTCGGCGGCGGCAACGCCATGGTGCCCCACATGTCCGGCACCTCGCTCGACGCGCAGAAGCGCTACGCCGACGGCACAAAGGCCATCATCGACAGCTACCTGAGCGGTCGCGAGGACTACAAGCCCGAGGACCTCATCGTGCACAAGGGCGACTACGCCACCAAGGCGTACGGCCAGCGCGAGAAGAAGTGAGCGAGTTTTCTCTGGATGTGTCGATTGGAGTGGAAATCATACCCCAATGAAAGGTTGTGTGTGAGGGAAATCTAGCGTTTGTTTTTAGTAGTTTTTGAGCATTAGCATGAGCATTTGACTTCCAACGGAAGTCTAGGTTACCGTACATAGGAATATAACCTGATGCGATGCAACTCCGTCTCTCCCTTGGCATTGATTGGGTGATTTGTCTGGACGGCTTCAGCCGCTCGGGACTGTCTGGCGCAGAGTCTGGCGGCGCCCCTAGGTGGCAATCCAAGACCCGTTGGTAGTGGTCGTCAGGCGAAAGGAGAATGGGGTCGACCCGAGGCTCGCGGCGTGCTTCCGTCCAGCTCTCAGCATGCCATCTCTCTGCCAAAGCAGCAAGATACGGAGCTAAACTCTGCCTCTTTTGTCTTGTTGCTGCCACGCTCGCACGGTATGTATACCTTGCTCTTCACCCGAATCGTCGGGCCGGGCAGCACGTCTTCATCTCGCGGCGATTTCTAGCGCGGGCGATTTTGCCCAAGACGACTCGACTCCGCCACGTGAGCGTGATCGTGAGCCGTCATAGTCACACGTAGACGTCATCTTTTGGGAGTTGTGCTTGTACCGTTTTGTTTCTATTTCAGAAAGGCGCCGCGAGCTTGAGCCGGCAACGCTATTTCGTACGACGCTCGCTCGCTGCCATGAATCCTCCACGCTCTAGATAAAATCTTTTTGCATGCCAGAAAGCCTTGGAATTGTGAATTGAAAAAGGACTGCCACCTCGCTCCGGTGCGAGCAGCCCCAGCCGACGCCAAAACGTCTCTTTCACTTTTCGAATccccaaaaaaaaaagaaactcCTCGGAATGGGAATCCGGACCATCCCCAGCGCGCCGCCACTCACCGTACGACGGCGATATGCAAAATTAATAAACATGACCTCTCAGACAGGTACCCAGAAGCAGCAGGGGCGCGAATCGCCCAAGCCGCGactcctctctctctttttctttctctttctgtACCTCGCAAACCCTCACCCTCCGGGTTCGGGCGCGATCATGACCTCTTCCAAAACTGCCACCACGCCCTCTCCTCCCCCTCTTCGTACCCACGATGCCTCGCCTCCCTCTTGACAACCTGCTGATCCCGCCCGCGGATCCGCCAAAAGTACACCGGCACGCCCGCCACCACAAACAGCACCACCGTCACCGTCTGCAGCGGCTGCGCGAACACGGCGCGGCTCAGCAGAAACAGCGAAACGCAACAAAAGATAATGGGCGTCGTGATCCACGTCCGGTACGGCCTGTCGAGCTGCGGCTCGCGCACGCGCAGGATAATGAGGCCCAGCACCGTGATAAAGTAGAATGTGTACCCCGCGACGCCGTAAAACGTCAGCAGGGTGCCGAATTCGCCCACGACGATGTACGCCGCCGTCAGCAGGCCGTTGAGCACGAGGGCCCAGACGGGGGTGTAAAAGAGGCCCATGTCGTCGTCGCCGAGGGCGCGGATCAGGAGATTTGCGAGACGGCCGCGGGAGGTGCGGGATGTGGTGACGGAgtggccgccgccgccgttgcCGTTGCGCGACAGGCCGATGCTGCCAAAGACGGACGGGATGTAGCCCTCTTTGCCGGCAACGTACACCAGCCGCGACGAGGTAAAGGTCGACGAGTTGAGGGCGCCGAAGCAGGATGCCGAGACAACGAGGGCGAGGACGAGGGAGCCGACGGGGCCAAAGACTTTTGCGCCGAACTGGACGGCGATCGTGTTGGAGGCGTTGACGGCCGCGAGGGGGAGGACGAGAAAGTAGGCAATGTTGGCGAGGACGTAGGAGAGGATGACGAGGGGCATGGCCGTGTGGATGACGCGCGGGAGGTCGCGGCTCGGGTTGCGGAACTCGCCGACGACGTAGTTTGTCTAGATGGTCAGCGGCGCTCAGAATCTCGAGACGAAAAAACTTACATTGTCCCAGCCGTCGTAGGCCCAGAGTCCCGCGTACAGGGCGACGGCCCAGGCGGAGAGGTCGGTGGAGGTGCCCTCGAACCACTCGTGCGACTTCCACTCCATGTTGGCCTTGCCGGTGACTGTCTTGCCGGTGATGGCGACGACGATGCCAGTCACAGTAACGCCCAGCAACGCAATAAACTTGAGAAACATGAGCCAGTCGTTGACTTTTGTGCCGAGCTTGGTGGAGACGCAGTTGAGCAGGGTGACGGAGACGAGGGCGACCATGGCGACGGCCTTGTTGACCCAGGGGCTGAGGCTCTCGGCCTCGGCGCCAATGGCGGCGCGCACGAGGTACTCGCCCATGATGATGGCGATGATGGCGGCGCTGCCCGGCTTCAGCACCAGCACGGCCACCCAGGTGAAGAGGAAGCCGGCCATCTCGCCCATGATCTTGGCGAGGTAGACCTGCGCGCCGCCATTCAAGGGTATCGCGCCGCCGAGCTCCGCGTAGCTAGCCGCGCCCGTCCAGCCCAGCACGCCGGCAATGACCCAGACGACGAGCGCGGCGCCGGGCGAGCCGACCTTTGAGCTCACCTGGCTCGGGCTCGAAAAGATGCCGCTCCCTATGATGAGGCCCACGATGAGACTCAGGCCGTTGAGGTACGTGAGCGTCTTGTGCTTCTCcaagctgccgccgccgagtCCGCCGTTTTGTATCGCGGTCGAGGTGGGCGCGCCAATGGGTGCGTAGCCGCCTGCGCCGCCTGCGCCGGCTGTGGAGCTCAAGGGGAAGAGGTTTGCGGCGAAGTCGAAGCCCGAGGAGACGGAGTAGGAGCGGTCATGGCGGTTCGGTCTCCCTGAGGAGGCGGCCGGGTTCGCGGCGTCTAGGGGGTCTTCGGCGTCAAAGGAGAGCTTGCGGGAGGAGGATATGGAGGGACGCGAGGAGGGGAGGTCTGAGACGACAGAGTCGGCGCGGGAGGACGAGGCGAGAGAGGCGAGCTCGAGGGAGTCGCGGTGGGATTGGACATTAGCGTATGGTGGCATGGTGGTCTTTGAATCGGGGTGTCGAGGGAACACTTTCGACCTGGATTTCGTTCGAGCGTTCGGGGGTTCGGCACTGGGGCTATCGCATGTTGCAGCGGCCGATGTGGAAAAAGCAATGGAGTGTACGTGATCGAGTGCCCTCGATTGTGGGTATCAGAGTAGTGGTGTCTTTTTCGAATTTCGTGACGTCGTTGGCATATACGTTTCGTTTAAAGGAGTCGTGACAAAGTTGCGCCGGGCCCGTCTGTTGCGCTCTCTCTCCAGGGCTCTCTATACCCACTTCCCTACACGCGGAAACCGAAACAGACTATTGATCCAGGGGGAAAGAAGCGGAGAGGAAAGGAAACATCCAACTAGTAGCTGTATGCTTGACTGTGGTTGATGTCCGAATACGTTTGGCCAACGGAACAAATGGGGGCTGGGTGAGGAGATGTGGTGGCCGGGGTCGTATGTATCGGTAGAAAGTGTAGTCACTGGCGAAGGGAGTTGTGCGGATTAAGGTTGAGGCGGATGAACAAAGGAGGGAAGAAGGAAAGATTGAGTTGCGCCGAGAACAAGGTGGCATCCAGATGCAACAATGGCCCCTGGGTGTCTGGGTTGTGGACGGCAGACTCAAGGGTTCCAGTGACGAACTATCGAGTCAAGTCAAGCATCAGCCAAGTCACTTTTGCCTTTCATACGCAGTAGTACCTACGGTATCTGCAGATGTATCTTTTGATTCAAAGAGGGCAGTTTTACTGCAATTTGGCTGGGCTTCCAGATTGTTGACTTTCCCACAGCCAGCAGTGCAGCACCACAGCAGCTGTTTCGCATCCGCACGGGCCCACGAGCAAAAAGTACGCGGATCAACCCTTGATTGGCCCCCCATCGAGATCCGCGGCACGGGCAGAGCGAATCACATCTTGGCGCCTGCCACCGGTTTAAGAGTGTGGGGCGCAAAGACTTAAGGACAGGGGGCCTCCCCTTAGCGAGCGTGAACAAGCAAAGCCGAAATCCTTTGAGCCGCTCCAGGACGAAAGAAAAAGCCACCAAAGCCCACTGACCGCAGCGCCAGGGGGGGAAGGGAAGCTCAAGGGATAGTGGGGCAAAGAGGCGCTTGAAGAGCTGAAAGCCTCCGACAGACGGGAGCACAAGGGAAAAAGGAAGCTCGGATCCGTGTCGCCGTCCCACCTGCAATACGCGGGAAACCCATCACCACCACGTCCGACGGCAACACCacccaccaccgccgcccaCGATGCCGCTCGACGACTACGCCTCCGCGGTAGGCGGCGGCCTCAAGCTCAAGGGCGCCAAAGTGACCAAAccgaaaaagaagaagagacgCGACAAGACCGACCTCGAAAAGAACCTCGAGACGGGCGACCAaggcggcagcagcagcagcactgCGCTGGTGAAGCACCGGGAAGAACCCGCCGGCGACTCGAAATCCAAGTCGAAAAAGAAGGGCGAGGACCCTGACGAGGACCGGGAcaacgacgatgacgacgaggGCAGCGGCCGGGTCGTGCAAAAGACGGAGGCGGAGAAGCGGTATGAGGAGAGGAAGCGCAAGAGGGTAtgtcttttcttttcttcctcTCCGTTTCTTGCAGGGCAGGATTCGCCTCGTTGCCATCTTTCGATCGCTACTCTGACATCTTGTCCCAAACACAGCTCCTCGAACTCGCAGAATCGTCAAGCTCCCGCCCCGAGCTCCTCAAGACGCACAAGGAACGCGTCGAGGAGCTGAATACGTACTTGTCCAAGCTGAGTGAGCATCACGATATGCCCAAGATTGGGCCTGGTTAAGACTTGCTCCGTGGTGACGGCTCGTCAAGAGGGCTCGTCAAGAGGGCTCGTCAAGGAGGCCCTCGAGCAAAGCGGAAGAGGAGGGGGTTGTTTTGTCGGTTGGGATCATTTCGCTTCTTGGATGGATTGGATGGAAAGAGGTAATGGAGTTTTTGATTTCGGCGTTATTGTATACCCTTTCCAAAGTCTGGGAAATCGAAAACATATTCATCACCTTCGCgttgctggtgctggtgctggtgctgccATCCTGCCACGGAGCTCCCCTCCCTTGATGCAGAGAGATGACACCGCGAAAACAAGCAAGACATCAAGCAAAACAAGGTAGATGGCCCATCTGAACACCTGACGCCCGATACCTACCCAAGACTACGTTGGAATGCGGGCAGTCCCGCAATCAAACACGGTAGGCGAAAACAATCTAGCTCTCGAACGTGTCAAGGAATGCGGGCATCATGTCTCAACCCAAACGTGTGTGTCAAATGATTTGTTTTCATTCTTTTTTGCACAAAATTCTTCAGTGTTGTTTGTTTCTCGAGTTCCTTTGGGTCTGCCAAGGAACTGTACTAACATTTCAGGTTTCCCCATCGTGATGATGGCCTGTTTTCTTCCGCTTCCGAATTCTTCCCCCtcgctcctcctcctcctctgccACCCCTAGACCAAGATGTTTCTCAGTGTGTCTCCCATTCTATTATCCCCTCCTATCCAAAAATCAAATGTCGGCGCCAAGGCCGCGCGTAGTCTATGTATCGTTGTGTCGATTGTTGTGCTGTGCCCACCAGTTTTGTATGCAAGGAGTGAATAGACCGTTAGATGTCGTAAGTAAGTTGTGATGCTGATGTGTATGTGTGTGCCGCCCGACCAACCAAAACCCGCTGCCCAAAAAAAGGAATggattaaatatttaaacagAAAGTTCATCAACGTGGACGGTGAACGTTGTACACGTTCGAGTGGTGCTAGATGCTGTCCTAGTCTACAGCAACAGCATGGCGCCGGCTACAAACGCGGCGAGACCAATGGGCAGGACGGAGACGCTGCCGATGGGGACGGCGACGTTTTGCAGACCGCCACTGCCACCGCTGCCGCTGGAACCGGCCGAGGTGGCGGCGGGTTCGGGGTCGACGGCGACAAAGGACGTGGCGGTCACGAGGACAACGTCGCCGTTGGAGGCGGTCGACGTAAAGGTGGACTTGACCTCGCTGAACGAGGTGGTCCGGGGCGTGCTGCGCGTAGTGGTGGTGCCTTGGCGGGTAGTGCCTGATGTTTTGTTAGCGACTTGATGCAATCGGATGGATGAAATGACGAGTCACGAGGCCAAAAAGATCATCTACCAAACCCTCAACTCCAGGCTAACATGAATCGAGCGCTACAAAACC is a window encoding:
- a CDS encoding D-isomer specific 2-hydroxyacid dehydrogenase, yielding MVLLSRHIRSVAPLASRGLCTSSKASFLAARPAFSRASPASSTLPRKLPGQLNSIRTLTTTRQNQVKVLAVLYDGGQHAKDLPGGALPRRLAELSAGMTGRCGARRSIADTSASSRPLPSSTLHPHPSPNFLAMCKLRNSQCGVPGLLGTTENELGIRKWLEDQGHTLVTTSDKEGENSKFDQELVDAEIIITTPFHPGYLTAERLAKAKNLKLAVTAGIGSDHVDLNAANKTNGGVTVAEVTGSNVVSVAEHVVMTILVLIRNFVPAHEQIERGDWDVAAVAKQEYDLEGKTVGTVAIGRIGERVLRRLKAFDCKELLYYDYQPLSAEKEAEIGCRRVEDLEELLAQCDVVTINAPLHEKTRGLFNKDLISKMKKGSYLINTARGAIVVKEDVADALKSGHLAGYGGDVWFPQPAPGDHSLRTAKNPFGGGNAMVPHMSGTSLDAQKRYADGTKAIIDSYLSGREDYKPEDLIVHKGDYATKAYGQREKNLAAPLGGNPRPVGSGRQAKGEWGRPEARGVLPSSSQHAISLPKQQDTELNSASFVLLLPRSHARAILPKTTRLRHVSVIVSRHSHT
- a CDS encoding amino acid permease codes for the protein MGFPRIAGFQLFKRLFAPLSLELPFPPWRCGQWALVAFSFVLERLKGFRLCLRQDVIRSARAADLDGGPIKVNNLEAQPNCSKTALFESKDTSADTFVTGTLESAVHNPDTQGPLLHLDATLFSAQLNLSFFPPLFIRLNLNPHNSLRHPHLFRWPNVFGHQPQSSIQLLVGCFLSSPLLSPWINSLFRFPRVGKALDHVHSIAFSTSAAATCDSPSAEPPNARTKSRSKVFPRHPDSKTTMPPYANVQSHRDSLELASLASSSRADSVVSDLPSSRPSISSSRKLSFDAEDPLDAANPAASSGRPNRHDRSYSVSSGFDFAANLFPLSSTAGAGGAGGYAPIGAPTSTAIQNGGLGGGSLEKHKTLTYLNGLSLIVGLIIGSGIFSSPSQVSSKVGSPGAALVVWVIAGVLGWTGAASYAELGGAIPLNGGAQVYLAKIMGEMAGFLFTWVAVLVLKPGSAAIIAIIMGEYLVRAAIGAEAESLSPWVNKAVAMVALVSVTLLNCVSTKLGTKVNDWLMFLKFIALLGVTVTGIVVAITGKTVTGKANMEWKSHEWFEGTSTDLSAWAVALYAGLWAYDGWDNTNYVVGEFRNPSRDLPRVIHTAMPLVILSYVLANIAYFLVLPLAAVNASNTIAVQFGAKVFGPVGSLVLALVVSASCFGALNSSTFTSSRLVYVAGKEGYIPSVFGSIGLSRNGNGGGGHSVTTSRTSRGRLANLLIRALGDDDMGLFYTPVWALVLNGLLTAAYIVVGEFGTLLTFYGVAGYTFYFITVLGLIILRVREPQLDRPYRTWITTPIIFCCVSLFLLSRAVFAQPLQTVTVVLFVVAGVPVYFWRIRGRDQQVVKREARHRGYEEGEERAWWQFWKRS